Proteins from a single region of Deltaproteobacteria bacterium:
- a CDS encoding DUF4198 domain-containing protein, translating into MKRFLVMLVLFLAAWGFASGSAEAHFGMIIPSDQMVMQDDSKNVRLNLMFWHPFEGHGMDLVRPKAFGVVVNGRKTDLSKQLKLKKINNRTAWETTFQVRRPGLYVFFMEPQPYWEPAEDCFIVHYTKAYVTAIGDDEGWDEPIGLKTEIVPLSKPYGLYTGNVFQGAVMLKGKAVPYAEVEVEYFNQDGRLIAPTDYMITQTIKADKNGVFTYAAPRAGWWGFAALSTDDQKMKHNGQDKDVEIGAVIWVRFHDMK; encoded by the coding sequence ATGAAAAGGTTTTTAGTGATGCTCGTTCTTTTTTTAGCCGCCTGGGGTTTTGCCTCAGGTTCAGCAGAGGCTCATTTTGGCATGATCATCCCTTCGGACCAGATGGTAATGCAAGATGACTCCAAAAATGTTCGACTCAATCTCATGTTCTGGCATCCCTTCGAGGGTCATGGCATGGACCTGGTCAGGCCCAAGGCCTTTGGCGTCGTGGTCAACGGCCGGAAGACCGACCTTTCCAAGCAATTGAAATTAAAAAAAATCAACAATCGCACTGCCTGGGAGACGACTTTTCAGGTCCGTCGGCCGGGCCTTTATGTTTTTTTCATGGAGCCTCAGCCCTACTGGGAACCGGCCGAGGACTGCTTTATCGTCCATTATACCAAGGCTTACGTAACCGCGATAGGCGATGACGAGGGCTGGGATGAACCGATCGGCCTTAAGACAGAAATTGTACCGCTTTCCAAACCTTACGGTCTTTATACTGGCAATGTCTTTCAGGGCGCGGTTATGCTCAAAGGCAAAGCTGTGCCTTATGCCGAGGTGGAAGTCGAGTACTTCAACCAGGATGGCAGGTTGATCGCCCCCACTGATTACATGATCACCCAGACCATCAAGGCCGATAAAAACGGCGTCTTCACCTATGCCGCGCCCAGGGCCGGCTGGTGGGGATTTGCCGCGCTCAGCACGGACGATCAGAAGATGAAGCACAACGGACAGGACAAGGACGTTGAGATCGGGGCGGTGATCTGGGTCCGGTTCCACGACATGAAGTGA
- the cbiM gene encoding cobalt transporter CbiM — MHISEGVLSAPVLLTGGALTVMGTAIGLKKLDYDRLPQVAVLSATFFVASLIHIPVGPSSVHLILNGLMGLFLGWIAFPVVLVALALQAVLFQFGGLTALGVNTLNMALPAVVCYYVLGALARGDNFNLSMLASFLAGAGAIFMSSLGMASALVFTGESFWPVAKLIVFAHIPVMILEGIIVAVCVQFLKKVRPEMLDAVYVK, encoded by the coding sequence ATGCATATCTCAGAAGGCGTCCTGAGCGCGCCGGTCCTTCTTACCGGCGGGGCCTTGACCGTTATGGGCACCGCCATCGGCCTCAAGAAGCTGGATTATGACCGCCTGCCTCAGGTGGCGGTCCTGTCGGCGACCTTTTTCGTGGCCTCGCTCATCCATATTCCGGTTGGCCCGAGCAGCGTGCATCTTATCCTCAACGGTTTGATGGGGCTGTTTTTAGGCTGGATTGCCTTTCCGGTTGTTCTGGTCGCCTTGGCGCTGCAGGCTGTTCTTTTTCAATTCGGCGGATTGACCGCTCTGGGGGTTAACACGCTGAACATGGCCCTGCCTGCGGTGGTGTGTTATTATGTCTTGGGCGCGCTTGCCAGGGGCGATAACTTTAATCTGTCCATGCTGGCCTCTTTTTTGGCTGGCGCCGGGGCCATCTTCATGAGCAGTTTGGGGATGGCCTCGGCCCTGGTTTTTACCGGGGAATCCTTCTGGCCCGTGGCCAAGCTTATTGTGTTCGCTCATATTCCGGTGATGATCCTTGAAGGAATCATTGTCGCTGTCTGCGTTCAATTTCTTAAAAAAGTCAGGCCGGAAATGCTGGATGCGGTTTATGTCAAATAA
- the cbiQ gene encoding cobalt ECF transporter T component CbiQ, whose product MNIEEFSSGSSFIHRLDPRVKIVATALFSAVVAAGDSFIVLGTALGAAVTLIALARLNPKAVGSRLLIVNTFILLLWLILPFSYPGETIFTIGPLRASEEGVSYAAVITIKSNAIILTLIALLATSSVFTLVHALRHLRLPGKLVQLLFFTFRYFHVMHQEYLRLRDAMRIRCFKARTNYHTYRSLAYLVGMLLVRSFDHSERVHQAMILRGYQGKFWLFDHFALKTKDLLFLAVMTLFISALAVGQWSNLLP is encoded by the coding sequence TTGAACATCGAGGAGTTTTCCAGCGGATCTTCCTTCATCCACCGCCTTGATCCCCGGGTGAAGATCGTCGCGACCGCGCTGTTCTCAGCCGTGGTGGCCGCGGGAGACAGTTTTATCGTCTTGGGCACGGCCCTGGGGGCAGCGGTGACGCTGATCGCCCTGGCGAGGCTGAACCCAAAGGCGGTCGGCTCCCGCCTTTTAATCGTCAATACCTTCATCCTGCTCCTCTGGCTCATCCTTCCCTTTTCATATCCCGGGGAGACTATTTTTACTATCGGGCCCCTGCGGGCTTCTGAAGAAGGCGTCAGTTATGCCGCGGTCATCACCATCAAATCAAATGCCATTATTTTAACCCTGATCGCTCTGCTGGCCACCTCTTCTGTCTTCACCCTGGTTCACGCCCTGCGGCACTTGCGCCTGCCAGGCAAGCTGGTTCAGCTTTTATTCTTCACCTTTCGCTACTTCCATGTTATGCACCAGGAGTATCTGCGTTTGAGAGACGCCATGCGCATCCGCTGCTTCAAGGCCCGGACCAACTATCATACTTACAGAAGCCTGGCCTATCTGGTGGGGATGCTTCTGGTGCGAAGTTTTGATCATTCTGAAAGGGTCCACCAGGCCATGATATTAAGAGGCTACCAAGGCAAGTTCTGGCTGTTCGATCATTTTGCCTTAAAAACAAAGGACCTGCTCTTCCTGGCCGTCATGACCCTTTTTATATCTGCCTTAGCCGTGGGACAATGGTCGAACCTGCTGCCATAA
- a CDS encoding ABC transporter ATP-binding protein — MVEPAAIINLEDVSFAYPRGNLVLDGLNFTFPMGERAGLVGPTGSGKTTLVHIIMGLLKPASGQVEIFRRLCEKEVDFREVRARIGFLFQDADDQLFCPTVAEDVAFGPLNLGIPHAQVRVLVKDTLARLGLEGFENRVTYKLSGGEKRLVSLATVLAMNPELLLMDEPTTGLDEDTMERLAQLLLKSNLPYLIISHDHEFLDRTTTGLYRMNEGTVERQAKG; from the coding sequence ATGGTCGAACCTGCTGCCATAATTAACCTCGAAGACGTCTCCTTTGCTTACCCGCGGGGAAACCTGGTCCTGGATGGCCTGAACTTTACTTTTCCCATGGGCGAAAGAGCCGGACTGGTTGGGCCTACCGGCTCAGGCAAGACCACACTTGTTCATATCATCATGGGTCTGCTCAAGCCCGCTTCAGGCCAGGTGGAAATTTTTAGGCGCCTCTGTGAAAAAGAGGTTGATTTTCGGGAAGTCCGGGCCAGGATCGGCTTTCTGTTTCAGGATGCCGATGATCAGCTTTTCTGCCCCACGGTGGCTGAGGACGTTGCCTTTGGACCGCTCAACTTAGGGATACCTCACGCCCAGGTCCGGGTTCTGGTCAAGGATACCCTGGCCCGGCTCGGATTAGAGGGTTTTGAGAACCGGGTGACATACAAACTATCCGGCGGGGAAAAGCGGCTGGTTTCTTTAGCCACTGTTCTGGCCATGAACCCGGAGCTGCTGCTTATGGATGAACCGACCACCGGCCTGGATGAGGATACCATGGAAAGGCTGGCGCAGCTCCTCTTGAAATCAAACCTGCCTTATCTTATCATCTCTCATGACCATGAATTTCTAGACCGGACCACAACCGGTCTTTATCGCATGAATGAAGGCACGGTTGAAAGGCAGGCGAAGGGGTAA